Proteins from one Leptonema illini DSM 21528 genomic window:
- a CDS encoding DUF167 domain-containing protein, producing MRRYSVHVKPKSSKQGVHVLEDGTLEVRVHSPPEDGKANAELIETLARHLGVKRRHVSIVSGETARHKIIEVSDV from the coding sequence GTGCGCCGCTACTCCGTTCATGTGAAACCAAAGTCGTCGAAGCAGGGCGTTCACGTCCTTGAAGACGGCACGCTCGAGGTCAGGGTGCATTCGCCTCCCGAAGATGGTAAGGCAAACGCCGAGCTGATCGAAACGCTTGCCCGTCACCTTGGCGTGAAACGACGACATGTATCGATCGTCAGCGGCGAGACGGCGCGCCATAAAATTATCGAGGTGAGCGACGTATGA
- a CDS encoding DUF2269 family protein, whose translation MIFLIVKLVHILSATFLFGAGAGSAYALMRAHRTGDLNVIQTTLKQIIHADWIFTALAGVVQLATGLIMVWLVRYPILSGWVFVSLILFVVAMACWIPAAMLQYRMLAAVTHALAHGLSASREYGRHFFIWASLGIPAFFSMLGIFYLMVFRPPL comes from the coding sequence ATGATCTTCCTGATAGTAAAGCTGGTTCATATTTTGAGCGCCACGTTCTTATTCGGGGCCGGTGCAGGATCGGCCTACGCGCTGATGAGAGCCCATCGAACCGGTGATCTCAACGTTATTCAAACAACCCTGAAACAGATCATTCACGCCGATTGGATCTTCACGGCTCTGGCTGGTGTTGTTCAGCTTGCAACAGGGCTTATCATGGTCTGGCTTGTGCGTTATCCGATTTTAAGCGGATGGGTCTTCGTCTCGTTAATCCTCTTCGTCGTCGCCATGGCCTGCTGGATTCCGGCCGCCATGCTTCAGTACCGCATGCTGGCCGCTGTGACGCACGCTCTTGCGCATGGGCTGAGTGCCAGCAGAGAGTACGGCCGGCATTTCTTTATCTGGGCGAGTCTCGGTATTCCGGCATTCTTCTCGATGCTGGGCATCTTCTATCTGATGGTATTTCGGCCGCCGCTCTGA
- a CDS encoding integrase core domain-containing protein, which produces MAVENPTWGPERILGELQTAGYRLHINTLRKYMPKRAKTPGGNWKNFLDLHSSQIEAMDFFVVPMWNFTPLYVFFIIHHATREILHVNVTAHPNMQWLRQNLKEAFSDGSIIPRYLVHDNDPVFVYSRRFMENVLSITPLRTAPHSPWQNAYAERFVGTIRRELTDHIIPLSEAHLRSLVREYMRHYNEDRTHSSIGRDSPHGRPRAEMPPDQPQISVPRVRGLHTFRWRRPHEMHFCRRPPI; this is translated from the coding sequence ATGGCAGTAGAGAATCCCACCTGGGGACCGGAACGCATCCTCGGCGAGCTACAGACTGCTGGCTATCGACTGCATATCAATACCTTACGTAAATATATGCCGAAACGTGCGAAAACTCCCGGAGGGAACTGGAAGAACTTTCTCGACCTTCATTCATCGCAGATCGAGGCCATGGATTTCTTCGTAGTACCGATGTGGAACTTCACGCCGCTCTATGTCTTCTTTATCATCCACCATGCAACGAGAGAGATTCTACACGTTAACGTCACGGCACATCCAAATATGCAGTGGCTGCGACAGAACCTGAAAGAAGCATTCTCTGACGGAAGCATCATCCCGAGATACCTTGTTCACGACAATGACCCGGTCTTTGTCTACTCCAGACGATTCATGGAAAACGTGCTTTCCATCACTCCCCTCAGAACGGCGCCTCACAGCCCATGGCAGAACGCTTACGCTGAGAGATTTGTCGGAACCATTCGAAGAGAGCTCACCGATCACATCATCCCTCTCTCAGAAGCTCATCTGAGAAGTCTCGTCAGAGAATACATGCGTCATTATAATGAAGATCGTACGCATTCCTCGATCGGAAGAGATTCACCCCACGGCCGACCCCGGGCAGAAATGCCTCCCGATCAACCCCAGATCTCCGTTCCGCGAGTCCGTGGACTCCATACTTTCCGCTGGAGAAGGCCGCATGAGATGCATTTTTGTAGGCGACCCCCGATTTAG
- a CDS encoding Rpn family recombination-promoting nuclease/putative transposase yields the protein MDPTPDRIIRDTFSDREDAVPFFRSTLPPGLLAVLNLDTLEVEQGTFIDESMKEYRTDVLFRIQTASGSPAKIYLLFEHKSQRDPRIFTQLLSYLARIYERQDKPVPVIPFVFYHGKKAWDLGTDFTAHFKLTDRERQIFAPYLPDFRFELFDLGDQDVETLTITLYVKMLLQIIRSIDTDRLDDNLRDIFELSEIFFSEQKKLEKLRKLIFYVLTRGEVPHEKVASILSSVSKRLEKEAMTAAQKLREEGFAQGMQQGMQQGLLEGEQKLLIKQMEWRFGSLSKQENDTIRACSNRDLIEAASRAILEGKSKDEVLAPLR from the coding sequence GTGGACCCGACGCCCGACAGAATCATTCGTGATACGTTCTCTGATAGAGAAGATGCCGTTCCTTTCTTCCGATCCACTCTGCCGCCCGGGCTGCTCGCTGTCCTTAATCTTGATACCCTAGAAGTAGAACAGGGAACCTTCATCGATGAGTCTATGAAGGAATACCGTACGGACGTCCTCTTCCGTATTCAAACCGCCAGTGGATCGCCAGCGAAGATCTATCTGCTATTCGAGCATAAATCGCAAAGAGATCCGCGCATCTTCACACAGCTGCTTTCCTACCTCGCACGTATCTATGAACGACAGGATAAGCCCGTTCCCGTCATTCCCTTCGTCTTCTATCACGGAAAGAAGGCATGGGATCTCGGCACCGATTTCACGGCCCACTTCAAGCTCACGGATAGGGAGCGACAGATCTTTGCGCCCTATCTACCCGATTTCCGATTTGAGCTGTTTGACCTCGGTGATCAGGATGTTGAGACGCTAACTATTACACTCTACGTCAAAATGCTTCTACAGATCATCCGCTCCATTGATACGGATCGTCTTGATGACAATCTCAGAGACATTTTCGAGCTCTCTGAGATCTTTTTCTCAGAGCAAAAAAAGCTTGAGAAACTCAGAAAATTGATCTTTTATGTCCTCACAAGAGGCGAGGTGCCGCACGAGAAAGTTGCGAGCATCCTTTCCTCGGTCTCGAAACGACTGGAGAAGGAAGCTATGACCGCTGCCCAAAAACTCAGAGAAGAAGGATTTGCACAGGGTATGCAGCAGGGCATGCAACAGGGGCTCCTTGAAGGAGAGCAGAAGCTACTTATCAAACAGATGGAGTGGAGATTCGGCAGTCTCTCGAAACAGGAGAATGATACCATCCGCGCCTGCTCAAACAGAGATCTCATCGAAGCAGCAAGCCGGGCTATTCTCGAAGGAAAGAGCAAGGATGAAGTGCTGGCACCGCTACGCTGA
- a CDS encoding SDR family oxidoreductase, translating to MKPMRIFLIGGTGFIGRAIAERLLADGYTLRLCVRDPARQPALAGVEYVKGDFNIQITDEANESAWRDQLAGCDAVINAVGIIRESKDATFERLHYEGPLALFRAARSLKIRRLIQISALGADEHAETKYHLSKRKADEALRKLIPSAVILRPSLVIGPGGKSTKLLALLATLPLLPLPGGGRFLLQPLRIEDLAAGVSSLIAKWPSRGVTVDVAGPEVVTMAQMLQSFRRNAGFAAAYLIGIPMSWMRAVARWGTGIVNEETLQMLERGNTGDARPFERLTGLTMRSALALPAGTLYEAALSVIRPMLRYSIAFVWIWTAIVTAFLYEPAISMSWLKQSGVPDGLLVLFLYGSCLFDLVLGLMLFSRYRRISYGFQLAAVAFYTLVIAFRIPELLLHPLGPISKNIPLLVLTAVGWLFDGDDSSDRLRPER from the coding sequence ATGAAGCCGATGCGCATCTTCCTGATCGGCGGCACCGGCTTCATCGGACGTGCTATCGCCGAACGCCTGCTGGCCGATGGTTATACGTTGCGCCTGTGCGTACGTGATCCCGCCAGACAGCCGGCGCTTGCCGGAGTCGAATATGTGAAGGGCGATTTTAATATTCAAATCACTGACGAAGCCAATGAGAGCGCCTGGCGTGATCAGCTGGCCGGATGCGATGCGGTCATCAATGCCGTCGGAATTATCAGGGAAAGCAAGGATGCTACGTTTGAGCGTCTTCATTATGAAGGCCCGCTCGCCCTGTTTCGTGCGGCGCGATCTCTGAAGATCCGACGTCTGATTCAGATCTCTGCGCTCGGAGCCGACGAGCATGCCGAAACGAAATATCATCTGTCGAAGCGCAAGGCCGATGAGGCGTTGCGCAAGCTCATCCCCTCTGCCGTGATCCTGCGCCCCTCTCTTGTGATCGGTCCGGGCGGCAAGAGCACGAAGCTTCTTGCTCTGCTTGCGACGTTACCGCTTCTGCCGTTGCCCGGCGGCGGCCGCTTCTTGCTGCAGCCGTTGCGTATTGAGGATCTTGCGGCCGGTGTGTCGTCGCTCATCGCAAAGTGGCCTTCGCGCGGAGTCACCGTCGACGTTGCCGGTCCCGAGGTCGTGACGATGGCGCAGATGCTTCAGTCTTTTCGACGGAATGCCGGATTTGCCGCGGCTTATCTGATAGGCATTCCTATGTCATGGATGCGGGCCGTTGCACGATGGGGAACAGGCATCGTGAACGAAGAGACGTTACAAATGCTTGAGCGCGGCAATACGGGCGATGCGCGGCCGTTTGAAAGGCTCACAGGCCTTACGATGAGATCTGCTCTTGCTTTGCCGGCCGGAACGTTGTATGAGGCAGCGTTATCCGTCATCAGGCCCATGCTGCGCTACAGTATCGCGTTCGTGTGGATCTGGACGGCCATCGTGACTGCGTTTCTGTACGAGCCCGCTATCAGTATGTCGTGGTTGAAACAGTCCGGCGTGCCTGACGGTTTGCTTGTTCTGTTTCTGTATGGCTCCTGTCTGTTTGACCTTGTACTCGGTCTGATGCTCTTTAGCCGATATCGTCGCATATCTTACGGTTTTCAGCTGGCCGCTGTGGCGTTTTATACGCTGGTGATAGCGTTTCGAATTCCGGAGCTTCTTCTGCATCCGCTCGGTCCAATCTCAAAGAACATCCCTCTGCTTGTCTTGACTGCCGTCGGATGGCTTTTCGACGGCGATGATTCTTCAGACAGGCTAAGGCCAGAGCGATAA
- a CDS encoding DUF1564 family protein: MNEQTRIDREPYYRSRSTLLIPEAYFKRFFWRSPYIKVSHWALSSYLGSLMNDPGLEYKLNFLETGKWKKQYQDEGQSLVRVNFYPDDRDWGRLSAISNATGFSRCYIFVYLMLIAMGVITLENGGTQPVWVRGHWNPVVISSINVDAVTRKLTRLLQT, encoded by the coding sequence ATGAACGAACAGACACGCATTGATCGGGAGCCCTATTACCGTTCCCGCTCCACTTTGTTGATTCCCGAAGCGTATTTCAAACGGTTCTTCTGGCGCAGCCCTTACATTAAAGTGAGTCACTGGGCTCTTTCATCCTATCTCGGCAGTCTGATGAATGATCCCGGGCTCGAGTATAAGTTAAATTTTCTGGAAACGGGCAAATGGAAAAAACAGTATCAGGACGAGGGACAGAGCCTGGTCCGCGTGAACTTTTATCCTGATGATCGGGATTGGGGGAGGCTTTCGGCGATTTCGAATGCTACGGGTTTTTCCCGCTGCTATATCTTTGTTTATCTGATGCTGATCGCTATGGGGGTGATTACCCTTGAGAATGGAGGAACTCAACCAGTTTGGGTGAGGGGGCACTGGAATCCTGTAGTAATTTCCTCCATTAACGTCGATGCTGTCACCAGAAAACTCACGAGACTCCTGCAAACATAG
- a CDS encoding HD domain-containing protein, producing the protein MNMIDQALAIAVRVHAGQVDRGGRPYILHPLRLMHRCRSDEEMIVALLHDTVEDGDISLKDFERFQKYHKALGLLKSQMND; encoded by the coding sequence ATGAATATGATTGATCAGGCCCTGGCCATAGCCGTTCGTGTTCATGCAGGACAGGTGGACCGAGGCGGACGGCCTTACATACTGCATCCGTTACGGTTGATGCATCGTTGTCGGTCCGACGAAGAGATGATAGTGGCTCTTTTACACGATACGGTTGAAGATGGCGACATATCCCTGAAAGACTTTGAGCGCTTCCAGAAGTATCATAAGGCGCTTGGTCTGCTGAAGTCTCAGATGAATGACTGA